The following proteins are encoded in a genomic region of bacterium:
- the pdxA gene encoding 4-hydroxythreonine-4-phosphate dehydrogenase PdxA: protein MNPKPDDPQAGAPNSTTRKRVPRTRNSKPILGITMGDAAGIGPQIILKALSRNSLYEECHPLVIGNISVLEAARKLIGSHIEIHPVEKVEASGFNLSGINCLNLDNIHPNQFKIGEVNPVCGKAAIDYIQEAVRLAMAGEISAVVTCPISKAAINRAGFLYPGHTELLAQLTNTRSVAMMLVADRLRVILVTIHLSLKKAIQGINQGKIVKTIRLAHRALSAWLRKEQPKLAVAGLNPHAGEGGLFGREEIEIIAPAIAEAKEGGIEVSGPYPPDTVFYQAYHGKFDAVIALYHDQGLIPIKLLAFDRGVNVTLGLPIIRTSPDHGTAFDIAHKNIANPESLIEAIKLACQMAVKR, encoded by the coding sequence GTGAACCCGAAACCCGACGACCCGCAAGCGGGTGCCCCGAACTCGACGACCCGCAAGCGGGTGCCCCGAACCCGAAACTCGAAACCTATACTGGGAATCACGATGGGTGATGCAGCCGGGATTGGCCCTCAGATTATCCTTAAAGCCCTTTCCCGGAATTCACTTTATGAAGAGTGTCACCCGCTGGTTATCGGAAATATCAGTGTCCTTGAAGCGGCCCGGAAACTGATAGGCAGTCATATTGAGATTCATCCGGTAGAGAAGGTAGAAGCGTCTGGCTTTAATCTGAGTGGTATAAATTGCCTTAATCTTGACAACATCCACCCGAATCAGTTTAAGATAGGAGAAGTTAACCCTGTTTGTGGCAAAGCAGCCATTGATTATATCCAGGAAGCGGTCAGACTGGCTATGGCCGGAGAAATCTCGGCGGTGGTTACCTGTCCGATAAGCAAAGCCGCCATTAATCGGGCCGGTTTCCTATATCCAGGCCATACTGAGCTTCTGGCCCAATTAACCAACACCCGGTCAGTAGCTATGATGCTGGTGGCGGATAGGCTGCGGGTCATCCTGGTGACTATTCATCTTTCTCTAAAAAAGGCCATTCAGGGGATCAACCAGGGAAAAATTGTAAAGACCATTAGATTGGCTCATCGGGCCTTGAGTGCCTGGCTAAGGAAGGAACAACCTAAACTGGCGGTGGCCGGATTAAACCCCCATGCGGGTGAAGGCGGTCTTTTCGGTCGGGAAGAAATAGAAATTATTGCCCCGGCTATTGCCGAGGCTAAGGAGGGGGGGATAGAGGTTAGCGGTCCCTATCCGCCGGACACCGTCTTTTATCAGGCTTATCACGGGAAATTCGATGCCGTCATTGCCCTTTATCACGACCAGGGGCTGATTCCCATAAAGCTTTTGGCCTTTGATCGAGGGGTCAATGTTACCCTGGGGTTGCCCATTATTCGAACCTCGCCTGACCATGGAACAGCTTTCGATATTGCTCACAAGAATATAGCCAATCCCGAAAGCCTGATAGAAGCCATAAAGCTGGCTTGCCAAATGGCTGTTAAGAGATAG
- the rsmA gene encoding 16S rRNA (adenine(1518)-N(6)/adenine(1519)-N(6))-dimethyltransferase RsmA, protein MNPKPDDPQAGAPNSKLARKSREILSKYGLRLRKSLGQNLLVDEGIFEEIIAALDLRQDDWVLEIGSGIGFLTSKLAEKAGRVVAIEIDPKLIFLLRQELKDFTNLDLIEADILKVDLDQLMRHAEGGRQKAAANLPYYITSPVIMHLLKFKHNFTRLVIMVQKEVGKRILSRPGTKDYGVLSIAVQYHTEPRLVTYVDRKSFFPSPAVDSMVLTLDILEQPRVGLKDEGFFFKVVKAAFSQRRKMLRGSLRSLGLEGQVIIDLLTELGIDPARRGETLSLEEFAAISDRIRQ, encoded by the coding sequence GTGAACCCGAAACCCGACGACCCGCAAGCGGGTGCCCCGAACTCGAAACTCGCCAGGAAGAGTCGAGAAATTCTATCTAAGTATGGCCTTAGACTTAGAAAGAGCCTGGGACAGAATCTGCTGGTAGATGAAGGTATTTTTGAAGAAATAATAGCGGCCCTTGATCTTAGACAGGATGACTGGGTCCTGGAAATCGGTTCGGGCATAGGGTTTCTTACCTCTAAACTGGCCGAGAAGGCAGGTCGGGTGGTAGCCATTGAGATTGATCCTAAGTTAATCTTCCTTCTGAGGCAGGAGCTAAAAGATTTTACTAACCTTGACCTTATCGAAGCTGATATCTTGAAGGTCGACCTTGATCAATTAATGCGGCATGCAGAAGGCGGAAGGCAGAAGGCAGCCGCCAACTTGCCCTATTATATCACCTCTCCGGTGATTATGCATCTGTTGAAGTTTAAGCATAATTTTACTCGGTTAGTAATCATGGTCCAAAAGGAGGTAGGCAAGCGAATATTAAGCCGGCCGGGGACCAAAGACTACGGGGTGCTTTCTATTGCCGTGCAGTATCATACGGAGCCGCGGTTGGTGACTTATGTGGACAGGAAATCATTTTTCCCTTCACCGGCCGTTGATTCAATGGTGTTAACTCTGGACATCCTTGAGCAGCCCAGGGTTGGTCTCAAGGATGAAGGATTCTTCTTTAAGGTGGTTAAAGCCGCTTTTTCTCAGCGCCGGAAGATGCTGAGGGGGAGTCTGAGATCACTGGGGCTTGAAGGGCAGGTGATCATCGATCTATTGACTGAGTTGGGGATAGACCCGGCGAGAAGGGGAGAAACCTTGAGC